Proteins encoded within one genomic window of Setaria italica strain Yugu1 chromosome IV, Setaria_italica_v2.0, whole genome shotgun sequence:
- the LOC101783510 gene encoding uncharacterized protein LOC101783510 → MTGNSVIWQPQEVEDLLLYFKEKIKECGNALVLREVHHEDCARRINEKYGSNFTARQVYNKYHKLKGEWKVIMDAKSVSGASFDEVQKKIIHDEIEVVKMKSNNDKRAKYYNVPIPFYDEMEFVFTGKHATGEFSVLQTPFDCPPRQDDDITGNGRQGQDQVDPNNDPSKHYDFDTLPDYDSPHSVGSKRRAEDNKEKKGKRAKHDYAMVQDVTGAMNNMSETMRFTHVTDPNEGIYKIIDNMEEYPLLVHLDLQTYLAENVRIASMLKGRPEESIKQWVARWVMDRYPMP, encoded by the exons ATGACTGGAAATAGTGTGATATGGCAACCCCAGGAAGTGGAAGATCTCCTTCTGTATTTCAAAGAGAAAATTAAGGAGTGTGGAAATGCCCTAGTTCTAAGGGAGGTACATCATGAGGATTGTGCTCGAAGAATCAATGAAAAATATGGTTCTAACTTCACAGCGAGACAAGTTTACAACAAGTACCACAAACTCAAGGGTGAATGGAAGGTGATCATGGATGCAAAGTCTGTAAGTGGTGCTAGTTTTGATGAAGTGCAGAAAAAGATAATCCATGATGAAATAGAGGTTGTGAAGATGAAATCT AATAATGATAAGAGAGCCAAGTACTACAATGTTCCAATCCCATTCTATGATGAGATGGAGTTTGTCTTCACAGGAAAACATGCTACTGGAGAGTTTAGTGTTCTTCAAACACCTTTTGATTGCCCACCAAGACAAGATGATGATATCACTGGAAATGGAAGACAAGGCCAAGATCAAGTTGATCCAAATAATGATCCTTCAAAGCACTACGATTTTGATACTCTCCCAGATTATGATAGCCCTCACTCTGTTGGTTCCAAGCGTCGGGCTGAAGATAACaaagagaagaaagggaagcgAGCCAAGCATGATTACGCCATGGTTCAAGATGTCACCGGTGCTATGAACAACATGTCTGAGACAATGCGCTTCACTCATGTTACTGATCCAAATGAGGGCATTTACAAGATCATTGACAACATGGAGGAGTATCCTCTGCTAGTGCACCTTGATCTGCAGACTTACCTTGCTGAAAATGTTAGGATTGCTAGCATGTTGAAGGGGCGGCCAGAGGAAAGCATCAAACAGTGGGTGGCACGGTGGGTTATGGACCGCTATCCTATGCCTTAA
- the LOC101758524 gene encoding uncharacterized protein LOC101758524: MVRWPAPPPPPDGAQAFGHDAIALSFFVVCVAATVALASSMCSACGRKPKAATPPDAAASDQPAWTGSVSGGSQQEAGGAEEEGAEVVRLSPELATHGAIDPVVLPSSTSKRRLSMSMSKNLSMNIPDKLRLSRRERKDHHHKVESEDTLWKKGIILGEKCRIPGEREAELGDGGVDPADELAAGSFRRSSYSRPVSRSSSFALHQQHPPQQHDTPGSDS, from the coding sequence ATGGTAaggtggccggcgccgccgccgccacccgacgGCGCGCAGGCCTTCGGCCATGACGCCATTGCGCTCTCCTTCTTCGTGGTGTGCGTGGCGGCGACCGTCGCGCTGGCGTCGTCCATGTGCTCGGCGTGCGGCCGCAAGCCGAAGGCGGCGACcccgccggacgccgccgcgtcGGACCAGCCGGCCTGGACGGGGTCCGTCTCCGGCGGCAGCCAgcaggaggccggcggcgccgaggaggagggcgcggagGTAGTCAGGCTGTCGCCGGAGCTGGCGACGCACGGCGCCATCGACCCGGTGGTGCTGCCGTCGTCGACGTCGAAGCGGCGGCTGTCGATGAGCATGAGCAAGAACCTGAGCATGAACATCCCGGACAAGCTACGGCTGAGCCGGCGGGAGCGCAAGGACCACCATCACAAGGTGGAGTCGGAGGACACGCTGTGGAAGAAGGGCATCATCCTCGGGGAGAAGTGCAGGATCCCTGGGGAGAGGGAGGCTGAGctaggcgacggcggcgtcgaccccgccgacgagctcgccgccgggaGCTTCCGGCGGTCGAGCTACTCCCGGCCCGTGTCGCGGTCGAGCTCGTTCGCATTGCACCAGCAGCACCCGCCGCAGCAGCACGACACCCCCGGCTCGGATTCTTGA
- the LOC105914280 gene encoding uncharacterized protein LOC105914280 isoform X2 — protein MVVWRPREHGDVPARRRFPEFPRHGYCSPRSRRSRSISSRGQRRALFQAAAPPLPTMPSLVRYDKQCILPMFTKTNLHSQELCTSADSRFSHCILAS, from the exons ATGGTGGTGTGGCGGCCACGTGAGCACGGTGATGTACCGGCGAGGCGGAGATTCCCAGAGTTCCCACGACATGGCTACTGCTCCCCTAGATCTCGGCGTTCGAGATCCATCTCGTCACGGGGACAGCGGCGGGCTCTCTTCCAGGCTGCAGCTCCTCCGCTCCCTACCATGCCAA GTCTAGTGAGATATG ATAAACAATGCATTCTGCCCATGTTCACTAAAACAAATTTACATAGCCAGGAACTCTGCACCTCTGCAGATTCAAG GTTTTCACATTGCATTTTGGCTTCTTGA
- the LOC101784173 gene encoding uncharacterized protein LOC101784173, producing the protein MARRAAALLLAVALAAVLLHPAAVAAAGQKKPATAARREDIPYIRCQVCERIAREISAQVAKKQQALPPSKKVPEIEIIDIAENVCNLKKQEADWMLRIDIVEKGDKLELVEQDEEGHCNAECKTIERACQEVMGYADTDVAEFVYKNNPSVDQLMKFLCKDLSKACAKDPPPVPKDRVPGEPFAKKPSKDAEMEKILKSMEGMPGAPSMKMYSRDDLMKNNFGTEDDDDEDDEDEEDNFPKNLGKVLKDKGSQKKDLKQQVVQQFKDTSKKLKGHVNKVSNMVKKWWQGTKKPAKSGKSKTEL; encoded by the exons ATGGCGAgacgcgccgccgccttgctcctcgccgtcgcgctcGCGGCCGTCCTCCTGCACCCCGcggctgtggcggcggcggggcagaaGAAGCCGGCCACGGCCGCGAGGCGGGAGGACATCCCCTACATCCGGTGCCAGGTCTGCGAGCGGATCGCGCGCGAGATCTCCGCGCAGGTCGCCAAGAAGCAGCAGGCTCTCCCGCCCTCCAAGAAG GTGCCGGAGATCGAGATCATCGACATCGCGGAGAATGTGTGCAACCtgaagaagcaggaggcggACTGGATGCTCCGGATCGATATCGTTGAGAAAGGCGACAAGCTGGAG CTTGTTGAGCAAGATGAGGAAGGGCATTGTAATGCAGAATGCAAGACCATTGAGCGTGCATGTCAGGAG GTGATGGGGTATGCTGATACTGATGTTGCTGAGTTTGTGTACAAAAACAACCCCTCAGTTGACCAGCTGATGAAATTTCTCTGTAAAGATCTATCCAAAGCGTGTGCTAAGGATCCACCGCCAGTTCCAAAG GATCGGGTCCCTGGAGAACCATTTGCAAAAAAGCCATCGAAAGATGCCGAGATGGAAAAGATATTGAAATCAATGGAG GGCATGCCAGGAGCCCCAAGCATGAAGATGTACTCTAGAGACGATCTGATGAAAAATAACTTCGGtactgaagatgatgatgatgaggatgatgaggatgaggaggataaCTTCCCGAAGAACTTG GGAAAGGTTCTGAAAGACAAAGGTTCTCAAAAGAAAGATTTGAAACAGCAAGTCGTGCAACAGTTCAAGGATACCAGCAAGAAGTTGAAAGGGCATGTAAATAAGGTTTCCAATATGGTAAAGAAATGGTGGCAAGGGACGAAGAAGCCTGCAAAATCTGGCAAAAGCAAAACTGAACTCTGA
- the LOC105914280 gene encoding uncharacterized protein LOC105914280 isoform X1, with the protein MSSLEARASGASLQPSAPTHPPLHPAEALGWWCGGHVSTVMYRRGGDSQSSHDMATAPLDLGVRDPSRHGDSGGLSSRLQLLRSLPCQINNAFCPCSLKQIYIARNSAPLQIQGFHIAFWLLDLEDRPSAQDIHCSIQRMTLEICCIGIEVVMDFGTIAYPQHLTAAT; encoded by the exons ATGTCTTCTCTGGAGGCCAGAGCTTCCGGAGCGTCGCTGCAGCCGTCAGCTCCCACTCACCCTCCTCTGCATCCAGCTGAGGCGCTGGGATGGTGGTGTGGCGGCCACGTGAGCACGGTGATGTACCGGCGAGGCGGAGATTCCCAGAGTTCCCACGACATGGCTACTGCTCCCCTAGATCTCGGCGTTCGAGATCCATCTCGTCACGGGGACAGCGGCGGGCTCTCTTCCAGGCTGCAGCTCCTCCGCTCCCTACCATGCCAA ATAAACAATGCATTCTGCCCATGTTCACTAAAACAAATTTACATAGCCAGGAACTCTGCACCTCTGCAGATTCAAG GTTTTCACATTGCATTTTGGCTTCTTGATCTAGAGGACCGTCCAAGTGCTCAAGATATCCACTGCAGCATTCAGCGCATGACTTTGGAGATATGCTGCATTGGAATTGAAGTTGTGATGGATTTTGGCACCATCGCTTATCCTCAGCACCTAACCGCTGCTACCTAG